The following proteins are co-located in the Roseovarius arcticus genome:
- a CDS encoding DUF4336 domain-containing protein encodes MTAPDIATGYEPLNTLKPVADRIWLIDGPAQRFYGMPFSTRCTVLQLENGDLWVHSPTLMTGALRAELDSLGPVRHLIAPNWIHYAHISEWHRAYPGAVTYAAPGVAARAASKGLIITFDHDLGPEAPPPWQGQIDQMIVDGSKVHREAVFFHRASATLIVTDLIENFETAKLPVWMRPLAWIAGIDDSDGKMPPDMRLTFRKGPLANSVERMIAWQPQRLILAHGRWYEQGAVDELRRAFRRILRDREWTGAMDRIEADRAQNGRRDE; translated from the coding sequence TTGACTGCACCGGACATCGCCACGGGCTATGAGCCACTAAACACGCTCAAGCCCGTGGCGGACCGCATTTGGCTCATCGACGGACCTGCCCAGCGTTTTTATGGGATGCCATTCTCGACGCGCTGTACTGTCTTGCAGCTTGAGAATGGCGATCTGTGGGTCCACTCGCCAACCCTGATGACAGGTGCCCTGCGCGCCGAGTTGGACAGCCTGGGACCCGTGAGGCACCTCATCGCACCCAACTGGATCCACTACGCGCATATTAGTGAATGGCACCGTGCCTATCCAGGCGCTGTCACCTACGCCGCGCCCGGCGTGGCGGCACGCGCCGCCTCAAAAGGGCTGATAATAACCTTTGATCACGATCTCGGACCCGAGGCCCCACCGCCGTGGCAGGGACAGATCGACCAGATGATTGTCGACGGCAGCAAGGTTCACCGCGAGGCTGTGTTCTTTCACCGCGCCTCGGCCACGCTGATTGTGACCGACCTCATCGAAAATTTTGAGACGGCCAAGCTACCGGTATGGATGCGCCCTCTTGCCTGGATCGCCGGGATCGACGACAGCGATGGCAAAATGCCGCCGGATATGCGTCTGACCTTTCGCAAGGGGCCGCTGGCCAATTCGGTTGAACGCATGATCGCCTGGCAGCCGCAGCGCCTTATCCTTGCTCATGGCCGCTGGTACGAACAGGGGGCCGTGGATGAATTGCGCCGCGCCTTTCGCCGTATCCTGCGCGACCGGGAATGGACGGGCGCGATGGATAGGATCGAGGCGGACCGCGCCCAAAACGGGCGCCGCGACGAGTAA
- a CDS encoding pirin family protein produces MSWNPALTPSCPDEIGVDAIETLIIPRARDLGGFEVKRALPAPKRQMVGPFIFFDQAGPAEFLTGQGIDVRPHPHIGLGTVTYLYQGDFHHRDSIGTDQIIHPGALNWMVAGKGVTHSERTSVEGRKGPHSLFGIQTWMALPDEMEDMDPIFEHHGKEAIPEIYDKGINAKLILGTAYGESAPATMFSETFYLDVILDPDARFPLPEDHEDRGLYITQGSVSIAGQDFAAGQMMVFRPGDKITVSAGPRGARLMALGGATLNGPRHIWWNFVASSREKIETAKEEWRANRWGEGLFDLPVNDRDEFIPLPD; encoded by the coding sequence ATGAGTTGGAATCCCGCCCTGACCCCCAGTTGCCCTGATGAAATCGGGGTGGACGCCATCGAAACCCTGATAATACCCCGTGCGCGCGACCTTGGCGGGTTCGAGGTAAAGCGCGCCCTGCCTGCACCCAAACGACAGATGGTGGGGCCGTTTATCTTTTTCGATCAGGCCGGACCCGCTGAATTCCTCACCGGACAAGGGATCGACGTGCGCCCGCATCCCCATATTGGTCTTGGCACGGTGACCTATCTCTATCAGGGCGATTTCCACCACCGAGACAGCATTGGCACCGACCAGATCATCCACCCTGGCGCGCTGAACTGGATGGTTGCGGGCAAAGGTGTGACCCACTCTGAGCGCACATCGGTTGAGGGCCGCAAGGGGCCACACTCCCTATTTGGAATCCAGACATGGATGGCGTTGCCCGACGAAATGGAAGACATGGACCCTATTTTCGAACATCATGGCAAAGAAGCGATTCCAGAGATTTATGATAAAGGGATCAATGCCAAGCTGATCCTCGGCACAGCCTACGGCGAGAGTGCCCCAGCAACGATGTTTTCCGAAACCTTCTACCTTGACGTCATTTTGGACCCCGACGCGCGGTTCCCTCTGCCGGAAGATCACGAAGATCGCGGTCTATACATCACCCAAGGATCAGTCAGCATCGCAGGTCAAGATTTTGCAGCAGGGCAAATGATGGTGTTTCGCCCGGGCGACAAAATCACCGTTTCGGCTGGACCGCGGGGTGCCCGGCTCATGGCCCTTGGCGGTGCAACGCTAAATGGGCCGCGTCATATTTGGTGGAATTTCGTGGCCTCCAGCCGTGAGAAAATCGAGACCGCCAAAGAAGAATGGCGTGCTAACCGTTGGGGTGAAGGGCTCTTTGACCTCCCCGTAAATGACCGGGATGAGTTTATTCCGCTACCAGATTGA
- a CDS encoding VOC family protein has protein sequence MTTGIHHVTGITANVQANVDFYVGFLGLRLVKRTGGFEDAEQLHLFYGDRAGSPGSLISFLVWESGARGRVGHGQVAEVAFAVPPISMGEWLTRAMDARVPVEGPKREMGEPVLRLKDPDGLIVKLVGVEGRAAAPLTGPHAPTRLRGVTILSERPDETAGFVALFGYREIGAEGAIRRLVSDHDVVDVRDVSGFVPSVPGAGILDHVAFRAPDEEAVRAMRLSMKNGADVTNVHDRKYFLSLYMREPAGTLIEYATDAPGFAVDEPINHLGETLFVPPNDTDRAQDLKLMLPQFALPGEERFPMRDLPFIHRFHRPDRPDGSTMVLLHGSGGNESDMMPLAHRINPRATLLGVRGRSTEEGINRWFRRFDAMTYDQADIRAEAKAFGAFVDGAVSGYGLDAGRIVFLGYSNGANLLGAVMQLQPGTISRAILLRSVQALEDAPTADLAGANVLMLNGADDPFGRMAPALERALCAGGATVDSRTLAAGHELTPEDADRAKRWLLKALPREQAERETHV, from the coding sequence ATGACCACCGGCATCCATCACGTCACCGGTATCACCGCCAATGTTCAGGCGAATGTGGATTTTTACGTCGGCTTTTTAGGGCTACGACTGGTTAAGCGCACGGGCGGCTTTGAGGATGCTGAGCAACTGCATCTGTTTTATGGCGACAGGGCAGGATCACCCGGCTCTCTCATCAGCTTTCTGGTTTGGGAAAGCGGTGCGCGCGGACGGGTCGGCCATGGGCAAGTGGCGGAGGTCGCTTTTGCCGTGCCGCCAATCAGCATGGGTGAATGGCTTACGCGCGCCATGGATGCGCGTGTTCCGGTCGAAGGGCCAAAGCGCGAAATGGGCGAGCCGGTGCTGCGCCTGAAAGATCCGGATGGTTTGATCGTCAAGCTGGTTGGCGTTGAAGGGCGCGCGGCGGCTCCGCTGACCGGTCCCCACGCACCGACGCGCCTTCGTGGCGTGACAATCCTGTCTGAGCGTCCTGATGAAACTGCGGGTTTTGTCGCCCTGTTCGGCTACCGGGAAATCGGCGCCGAGGGGGCAATCCGGCGGTTGGTGTCGGACCATGATGTGGTTGATGTACGCGACGTCTCCGGCTTTGTGCCCAGCGTTCCGGGTGCGGGGATTCTGGATCATGTGGCTTTCCGTGCGCCAGATGAGGAGGCTGTTCGCGCGATGCGGCTGTCGATGAAGAACGGTGCAGACGTGACAAATGTCCATGATCGCAAATACTTCCTTTCGCTCTATATGCGCGAGCCTGCCGGAACATTGATCGAATATGCCACTGACGCCCCCGGATTCGCAGTGGATGAGCCCATCAATCATCTGGGTGAAACCTTGTTCGTGCCGCCGAACGACACGGACCGGGCGCAAGACCTGAAACTGATGTTGCCGCAATTCGCCCTGCCTGGCGAGGAAAGGTTTCCCATGCGCGATTTGCCGTTTATCCACCGTTTCCACCGACCCGACCGCCCCGATGGCAGCACTATGGTGCTGTTGCACGGCTCCGGCGGCAATGAATCAGATATGATGCCGTTGGCCCATCGGATCAATCCGCGTGCAACTCTGCTGGGCGTGCGCGGACGATCGACCGAGGAAGGGATCAACCGCTGGTTCCGCCGTTTTGACGCGATGACCTACGACCAGGCTGACATCCGCGCTGAGGCGAAGGCCTTCGGTGCCTTTGTCGACGGCGCGGTCTCTGGCTATGGGCTGGATGCGGGGCGAATCGTTTTTCTTGGTTATTCAAATGGGGCCAATCTGCTGGGTGCGGTGATGCAATTACAACCCGGTACTATCTCACGCGCGATCCTGCTCCGGTCAGTGCAGGCGCTGGAAGACGCGCCAACAGCCGATCTTGCGGGTGCAAATGTGTTGATGCTGAACGGGGCCGATGATCCATTTGGTCGGATGGCCCCGGCGCTGGAACGCGCACTATGCGCGGGCGGCGCGACTGTAGATAGCCGCACCTTGGCCGCGGGCCATGAATTGACGCCAGAAGACGCAGACCGCGCGAAACGTTGGCTGTTGAAGGCGCTGCCACGCGAGCAAGCCGAAAGAGAAACGCATGTCTGA
- a CDS encoding NADPH-dependent FMN reductase — protein sequence MTTILGLSGSLRRASYNSGLLRAAVELAPDGVTVQIGSIHEVPLYDADKEAESGLPPAVKTLQDQLAAADALLLVTPEYNNGVPGVFKNAIDWMSRGPGLEIFVGKPVAVIGASPGGFGTVLAQDHWLPVLRTLRTRPWVEGRLLVSRAGPLFNDDGNLVDETTREQLFAFLTGFSEAL from the coding sequence ATGACCACAATTCTCGGCCTTTCAGGCAGCTTGCGCCGCGCATCCTATAACTCAGGTCTGCTGCGCGCCGCGGTTGAACTCGCCCCAGACGGTGTGACGGTCCAGATCGGCTCAATCCACGAGGTGCCTCTCTATGACGCAGACAAAGAAGCTGAATCTGGGCTACCCCCGGCGGTTAAGACATTGCAGGATCAGTTGGCAGCCGCCGATGCGCTGCTGCTGGTCACGCCGGAATACAATAATGGCGTTCCGGGCGTGTTCAAAAATGCCATCGACTGGATGTCACGGGGGCCGGGCCTAGAAATCTTTGTGGGAAAACCTGTCGCCGTCATCGGTGCCTCGCCCGGCGGGTTTGGCACGGTGCTTGCGCAGGATCACTGGCTGCCGGTGTTGCGCACACTGCGCACGCGGCCTTGGGTCGAGGGACGGCTGCTCGTCTCGCGGGCGGGGCCTCTGTTCAACGATGACGGCAACCTCGTGGATGAAACCACCCGTGAACAACTGTTCGCATTTCTAACCGGATTCTCTGAGGCGCTCTAA
- a CDS encoding low temperature requirement protein A encodes MTLNSVFHFPARNPAETHRASTPLELMFDLASVIAIAAAAHGLAHAIEEAHTIQGVIGFLCSFFMIWWAWMNYTWFASAYDNNSLAFRILTMVVMFGALMLAAGIGTVFAHERIWLALLGFIVMRLGMAVFWLGAAHGDPERRTTALRYAGGITVMQVYWIALVVLVPPYSAIYLPLFVVGVVGELVVPALAERSGATAWHRHHLIERYGLLNIIVLGETFIAITAMIQLENNAIFPDREFLWLAVLSAIIAFSLWGVYFTDDDHLVSAELGQALLWGYGHFALFAAGASAGAGMIVMAHALDQSAHIGPQIGILATAVSVAIYLATLWLIRDRFCLKGVGRWMLLVVAGVTLLIALTAPMALELIALFLVATAMIRRRLSHASSRGSIS; translated from the coding sequence ATGACTTTGAATAGCGTCTTTCACTTCCCCGCCCGCAATCCTGCCGAGACACACCGCGCGTCGACACCGCTGGAACTGATGTTTGACCTTGCCTCGGTTATCGCCATCGCCGCCGCCGCACATGGCCTCGCACATGCGATAGAAGAGGCCCATACCATACAGGGCGTGATCGGCTTCCTCTGTAGTTTCTTCATGATCTGGTGGGCCTGGATGAACTACACGTGGTTCGCCTCGGCCTATGACAACAACTCCTTGGCGTTTCGTATTCTCACCATGGTCGTCATGTTTGGCGCGTTGATGCTTGCAGCAGGCATCGGGACGGTTTTCGCACATGAACGTATTTGGCTGGCCCTACTGGGGTTCATCGTGATGCGACTTGGCATGGCGGTTTTTTGGCTGGGCGCGGCACACGGTGATCCCGAACGCCGCACGACCGCATTGCGCTATGCCGGAGGTATCACCGTGATGCAGGTCTACTGGATCGCACTTGTCGTGTTGGTGCCGCCGTATTCAGCGATTTACCTGCCGCTCTTTGTCGTTGGTGTTGTGGGGGAATTGGTGGTTCCCGCCCTTGCCGAACGCAGCGGCGCCACCGCATGGCACCGCCATCATTTGATCGAACGCTACGGTCTGTTGAACATCATCGTTCTGGGCGAAACCTTCATTGCGATCACCGCGATGATCCAGCTTGAGAACAACGCCATCTTTCCCGACCGGGAGTTTCTCTGGCTGGCGGTCCTGTCAGCCATCATCGCCTTTTCACTTTGGGGCGTCTATTTCACGGATGATGACCATCTGGTAAGCGCTGAATTAGGACAGGCACTGTTGTGGGGCTACGGCCATTTTGCGCTTTTTGCTGCTGGGGCATCCGCCGGTGCCGGCATGATCGTTATGGCGCACGCCCTGGATCAATCCGCGCATATCGGCCCGCAGATCGGGATACTGGCAACGGCAGTGTCCGTCGCAATTTATCTGGCGACACTTTGGCTGATCCGCGACCGGTTTTGCCTGAAAGGCGTAGGGCGCTGGATGCTGCTGGTCGTCGCGGGTGTAACATTACTTATCGCATTGACCGCGCCAATGGCATTGGAGCTCATCGCATTGTTCTTGGTGGCAACCGCCATGATCCGCCGCAGATTGAGCCACGCATCATCAAGAGGAAGCATCTCATGA
- a CDS encoding ring-cleaving dioxygenase, with protein MDLTGIHHLTAITADAAANKRFYTQILGLRLVKKTVNQDDTSAYHLFYADGKATPGTDLTFFDWPAAQERRGTRSISRTGLRVNQDSLDFWAGRLSDNGLKQGKITTLDGRATLDFDDPEGQRFRLTADDAGDAHPWERSPVPAQHQIRGLGPITISVPDLGPTHTVLTQVLNMRPTRDYASPDGGGKVHVFEMGAGGAASELHVAVQPDLPTARQGAGAVHHVAFRTPDRDTSHAWAERLAEFKIPNSGEVERYYFRSLYFREPGGNLFEIATDGPGFAVDEPMEALGESLALPPFLEDKRAQIEAGLKPLD; from the coding sequence ATGGACCTAACTGGAATCCACCATCTGACAGCGATCACCGCCGACGCAGCGGCAAACAAGCGGTTCTACACTCAAATACTGGGCCTGCGTCTGGTCAAAAAGACCGTTAATCAAGACGACACATCCGCCTATCACCTGTTTTATGCCGACGGAAAGGCAACGCCGGGCACAGACCTGACATTCTTTGACTGGCCAGCGGCGCAGGAACGTCGCGGCACCCGTTCGATCAGCCGCACCGGGCTGCGGGTTAACCAAGATAGTCTTGATTTCTGGGCCGGACGTCTGTCCGACAACGGACTGAAACAGGGCAAAATCACCACGCTCGATGGCCGCGCCACGCTTGATTTTGATGATCCGGAGGGGCAGCGGTTCCGACTGACCGCAGATGATGCGGGCGACGCGCATCCGTGGGAGCGCAGCCCAGTGCCGGCGCAACATCAGATCCGAGGTCTGGGGCCAATCACGATTTCGGTGCCTGACCTGGGCCCAACGCATACGGTGCTGACACAGGTTCTGAACATGCGCCCGACACGTGATTATGCCAGCCCGGACGGCGGCGGGAAGGTGCATGTCTTTGAGATGGGCGCCGGCGGTGCGGCAAGCGAACTGCATGTTGCCGTTCAGCCCGATTTGCCGACGGCCCGACAAGGCGCAGGCGCGGTGCACCACGTAGCGTTTCGAACGCCGGACAGGGATACGAGCCATGCATGGGCAGAACGCTTGGCCGAATTCAAAATTCCCAATTCCGGCGAGGTCGAACGGTATTACTTCCGCAGCCTGTATTTCCGCGAACCGGGCGGCAATCTGTTCGAGATCGCAACTGACGGGCCGGGCTTTGCCGTAGACGAGCCGATGGAAGCGCTGGGTGAGAGCCTCGCCCTACCGCCCTTCCTCGAAGATAAACGCGCGCAGATTGAAGCGGGTCTGAAGCCGTTGGACTGA
- a CDS encoding LysR family transcriptional regulator has product MDEIETFLAVMELGTITAAAARLNLSKSVISKRISDLELTLATALFRRNAGRITPTEAAQMLDGRLRPALAELTAATEGAAWGGAGDDILRGTLSIAAPMSFGTLYLSPIIARFAAQNPELHLRLDYDDRARDLLHDGFDVAIRIGQLRDTALMQRKLCEDETIPCASPAYLDRNGRPTSLAELRDHQVIGYNHMSNAQLWTLHGNVPPPLHSRLTLNNGEAIRDMAIEGLGIAILPGFLVAAAIFHGVLERILPGMETRRLPIAAVWPPVTPMPPKLRHFVDHLLVELDGGQPWKFH; this is encoded by the coding sequence TTGGATGAGATCGAAACCTTCCTCGCTGTCATGGAGCTTGGCACCATAACGGCTGCCGCTGCGCGTCTGAATCTATCGAAATCCGTTATCAGCAAGCGTATTTCGGATCTGGAACTTACGCTCGCTACGGCACTGTTTCGCCGCAACGCAGGTCGCATCACACCAACCGAGGCCGCCCAGATGTTGGATGGCCGGTTACGTCCGGCTTTGGCTGAATTGACCGCCGCCACCGAAGGCGCCGCCTGGGGCGGTGCGGGAGACGACATCCTGCGTGGAACGCTCTCGATCGCCGCGCCGATGAGTTTTGGAACGCTTTATCTGTCGCCGATCATTGCCCGCTTTGCGGCGCAAAATCCGGAACTTCACCTTCGCCTCGACTATGACGATCGGGCGCGCGATCTGCTGCATGATGGCTTTGACGTGGCTATTCGCATTGGCCAATTGCGCGACACCGCTCTCATGCAGCGCAAACTTTGTGAGGATGAAACTATCCCCTGTGCCAGCCCTGCCTATCTAGATCGAAATGGGCGGCCGACGTCCTTGGCAGAATTGCGTGATCATCAGGTTATCGGTTACAACCATATGTCGAACGCGCAACTTTGGACGCTCCATGGCAATGTTCCGCCACCACTGCACAGCCGCCTTACGTTGAACAACGGTGAGGCGATCCGCGACATGGCAATCGAAGGACTGGGCATCGCTATCCTGCCCGGCTTTCTCGTGGCGGCTGCCATTTTCCATGGCGTGCTGGAACGTATCTTGCCCGGCATGGAAACACGCCGCTTGCCAATCGCTGCCGTTTGGCCGCCCGTCACGCCGATGCCGCCGAAACTACGTCACTTTGTTGATCACTTGCTTGTTGAGCTTGATGGTGGGCAGCCATGGAAGTTTCACTAA
- a CDS encoding substrate-binding domain-containing protein, which produces MRQIRAAIFAALFPFMACLPAMAQDVTLTSRDGDVTITGDLLGFDGEFYRVDTIYGELTVDGSGVLCEGPGCPNLNAYVAEVTLSGAPTIGHILMPALIEAFALRQGLEAARDNASDVSFAYTLSDPTNGEARGRFYLRLTNTDEGFADLLAGEADMVMSLREVTRSEAIRGREAGLGDLRDTRRSRVLALDALVPLVSAGNPVTTITTPQLAQVLAGEITDWVQLGGADAPIAVHLHDSTTGLGQSTERRMLQGGATAFVDGTIRHLDGAALSQAVSQDPFALGIGSRSEKGLTFELALTGECGFAMQATRRAVKTEDYPLTAPMFLYLPARRLPKLVREFLAFTREPAAQLVIRRAGFVDQLPEEIAINDQGDRFANAVLRAGQEVTLGDLQRMTQILSPLKRLTTTFRFEPGSARLDAQSRSNVDGLARALESGFYDGRQLVFVGFSDGEGPAGANRKIALRRAKAVRDAVLHSAETAQLDRLKIETEAFGEAMPMACDDSEWGRRANRRVEIWMR; this is translated from the coding sequence ATGAGACAGATACGTGCGGCGATTTTCGCCGCACTTTTCCCATTTATGGCCTGCCTGCCTGCCATGGCTCAGGACGTGACTCTGACGTCGCGTGACGGCGATGTCACTATCACCGGCGATCTGCTGGGCTTCGACGGTGAATTCTACCGGGTCGACACCATCTATGGCGAACTTACCGTCGATGGCTCGGGGGTGCTGTGCGAGGGGCCGGGTTGCCCAAACCTCAACGCGTACGTCGCCGAGGTCACCCTATCGGGCGCACCGACGATCGGGCATATCCTGATGCCTGCCCTGATTGAGGCATTCGCGCTGCGCCAAGGCCTTGAGGCGGCGCGCGATAATGCCTCCGACGTCAGCTTTGCCTACACGCTGTCCGATCCCACCAACGGCGAGGCGCGCGGGCGTTTCTACCTACGTTTGACCAACACCGACGAGGGCTTTGCCGACCTGCTGGCAGGCGAGGCCGATATGGTCATGTCCCTGCGCGAAGTCACCCGCAGCGAGGCGATCCGTGGCCGCGAGGCCGGCCTGGGTGATCTGCGGGACACGCGGCGCAGCCGGGTTCTGGCCCTCGACGCGTTGGTGCCGCTGGTGTCGGCGGGCAATCCGGTCACGACGATCACGACACCCCAACTGGCCCAAGTGCTGGCGGGTGAGATTACCGACTGGGTGCAATTGGGAGGCGCCGATGCGCCAATCGCGGTGCATTTGCATGACTCCACGACCGGCCTCGGTCAGTCGACCGAGCGGCGCATGTTGCAGGGCGGCGCCACCGCATTTGTGGACGGAACAATCCGGCACTTGGACGGGGCCGCGCTGTCGCAGGCCGTGTCACAGGATCCCTTTGCGCTGGGCATTGGAAGCCGCTCGGAAAAGGGGCTGACCTTCGAGTTGGCCCTGACGGGTGAGTGCGGCTTTGCGATGCAGGCGACACGCCGCGCGGTCAAGACCGAGGATTACCCCCTGACCGCGCCCATGTTTCTCTATCTGCCGGCCCGCCGCCTGCCCAAGCTGGTGCGCGAATTTCTGGCCTTCACGCGTGAGCCTGCCGCGCAGCTCGTGATCCGGCGCGCTGGATTCGTCGATCAACTGCCCGAAGAGATTGCGATAAACGATCAGGGCGACCGATTTGCCAACGCCGTGCTGCGCGCTGGCCAGGAGGTGACTTTGGGCGACCTGCAGCGCATGACACAGATTCTCAGCCCGCTAAAACGCCTGACCACGACCTTTCGGTTCGAGCCGGGATCTGCCCGGCTGGACGCGCAGTCACGCTCTAACGTCGATGGTCTGGCCCGCGCGCTAGAGAGCGGCTTCTACGATGGGCGGCAGTTGGTTTTTGTCGGGTTTTCCGATGGTGAGGGTCCAGCGGGCGCGAACCGCAAAATCGCCCTGCGCCGCGCCAAGGCTGTGCGCGATGCGGTCCTTCACTCCGCCGAGACGGCGCAACTGGACCGCCTCAAGATAGAAACCGAAGCCTTTGGTGAAGCGATGCCAATGGCCTGCGATGACAGCGAATGGGGCCGTCGCGCCAATCGCCGTGTCGAAATTTGGATGAGATAG